In a single window of the Mugil cephalus isolate CIBA_MC_2020 chromosome 6, CIBA_Mcephalus_1.1, whole genome shotgun sequence genome:
- the LOC125009478 gene encoding complement C1q tumor necrosis factor-related protein 7, with protein MNSCQVLDLKMWALMGVVCLCHCVFGQLFEAKHKGAPRLICSVPGSPGPPGKPGPSGPPGADGNVGIPGRDGRDGRKGEKGEKGDAGLKGRVGPAGKIGERGDRGPPGKRGPTGENGGVGPPGLPGRDGEQGEKGKRGPQGTAGICKCGSLLPKSAFSVGITSSYPTEKIPIKFNKVLFNEGGHYNTQTGKFICAYPGIYYFSYDITLANKHLAIGLVQNGQYRIKTFDANTGNHDVASGSTVMYLNPEDEVWMEIFYQDQNGLFSDPAWADSLFSGFLLYADTNYFDALAEDYA; from the exons ATTTGAAGATGTGGGCACTGATGGGAGTAGTCTGCCTGTGCCACTGTGTCTTTGGACAGCTGTTTGAGGCCAAGCACAAAGGAGCACCGCGACTGATCTGCAGTGTCCCCGGGTCGCCGGGGCCGCCCGGCAAGCCTGGTCCCAGCGGGCCCCCGGGAGCAGATGGGAATGTGGGTATTCCAGGAAGAGATGGCAGAGATGGCAGGAAGGgtgaaaagggagaaaagggagacGCAG GGCTGAAGGGAAGGGTAGGCCCGGCAGGTAAGATCGGAGAACGAGGCGACCGGGGTCCTCCGGGGAAGCGGGGCCCCACAGGAGAGAACGGAGGCGTGGGCCCGCCTGGTCTTCCAGGTCGCGACGGAGAGCAAGGGGAAAAGGGCAAACGAGGGCCGCAGGGGACAGCAGGAATTTGCAAATGCGGCAGCCTGCTGCCCAAATCTGCCTTCTCTGTGGGAATCACCAGCAGCTACCCCACAGAGAAAATACCCATCAAGTTCAACAAGGTCCTCTTTAACGAAGGCGGGCACTACAACACGCAGACTGGCAAGTTCATCTGCGCGTACCCAGGCATTTATTACTTCTCCTACGATATCACACTGGCTAACAAACACCTGGCCATTGGTCTGGTGCAGAACGGTCAGTATCGCATCAAAACCTTTGACGCCAACACAGGAAACCATGACGTGGCATCTGGCTCCACGGTCATGTACCTGAACCCAGAGGATGAGGTGTGGATGGAAATCTTCTATCAAGATCAAAACGGTTTATTTTCAGACCCTGCCTGGGCTGACAGCTTGttctctggcttcctcctcTATGCAGATACAAACTACTTCGACGCACTTGCAGAGGACTATGCATAg